From the Thermodesulfobacteriota bacterium genome, the window GAGAAAGTAGGAGGCGGCGGCCATGATCTCCCAGGAAACGAGGAAGAAGAGGGCATCGTCGGCCAGGACCACCATGAACATCCCAGCCAGGAACAGACAGTAGAAGATGACCAGGCTGGTGATCGAGCGGCGGCCGAGATAGCCCCGGACATAGCCGATGGAGTAGAGGGAGACGAAGAAGGCCAAGAGGCCGACCACGGTCAGAAAGAAGCCGGCCAAGGGGTCGAGGCGCAAATGGAACGGCAAATCCGGCAGACCGATGGGGAGAACGATCCGGCCGGTGGAGTTGGCGCCCACACTCCACACCCCGGCCGCGACCGCCAGCAGCGAGGCCAGCGCGCTGGTCAGGAAGGAGACCACGACCAGAACGGCTTGCCAGCGGCGCAGAATCGCTGCCAGCAGGCTGAAGACCAGGAGCAGCAGCACCGATGCTGCGGCGACGTTCACCGGGAGGACATTCACTGCCAGTCACCTTGTTGGGAAGGTTCAGCTCCAGGGAAGCTGCCGGATGGCGGCGAGGATTTCTGTGCGGCTCGGCTGCTGGGCCAGGACCGCTTTGACCTGCGGATGGCGCAGGGCGAAGCCGAGGTGGGACAGGAGCGTCAGATGGGAGCGCAGGGTCGGTGAGATGGTGCAAAAGAGGGTGTGCACGGGTACGCCATCGATGGCGTGGAAGTCAACGGGGTGCTCCAGGAAAGAGAGGGCGACCAGAGGCTGGGTGACGTGGAGCACCGAGGGGTTGCGCACGTGGGGCACGGCAACGCCATTGCCCACACCGGTGGACGCCAACCGCTCCCGGGCGATGAGCAGCCGGGTGAGATACTCCCGGTCCACTGTCTCGGGCAGGGCGAGGTGCCGGACCACCTGGGCCAGGACGGCGTCCCGGCTGTCGCCCTCCACCCGGTAGTGGATGCCGCCCGCCTCCAGAGCCTCGGCGAGAGACGGCATGAGCGGCGGCGGCTCCTCCGGCTCGTCGAGCATCTCCGGCGCCACGTTGATGCGCTGCGATGTCGCCCATTCCAGGAGCTCCGCCCGGTTGAACCGGTACTGCTCGTGCACCCGATAGGCCGCCAGAACCCCCCGTTTGATCCAGCGGTAGATCGTCTTTTCGGACACCGCGAGCAGATTCGCGGCATCCTTGACCGAAAGATTCACATCTGCCCCCAGCGCCTGACATGTCTCCCTTCGTTTGGACAAACCGGGACTCTACCCAGACAACGGACGGATGTCAATGGCAAACCCCCGTGCCGTCCAATGTCTGGAGCCAGGAAAGGGGGGCCGTGTCACCGCGGACCGGCGTTTGCCAATGCGGGCGCAGCCGGACGAAGCAGGGGGCGGAAAGCTCCCCGGGGGGAGGAGTCAAGGGGTACACGAGTCGCCGAGGAGGCGCTTCAGTCCCCAGAGGCCCAGGCCGCCGGCGGCCAGGGAGACAAGCAGGAATGCGGCTTCTTTGAGCATGGCTCCCTTTGGCCCCCTCTGGACAGCCGTCTTGCCGATTGACGGCCCCGGCTTTGACCTCATAGAATGGCCAGGCCATGACCGCCCTGATCCGCGTCGGCACCTCGGGCTGGAGCTATCCCCACTGGCGGGAGACAGTATACCCAGCGGACTGTCCCCCGGCGAGGTGGCTGGAGTGGTACGCCGGCCAGCTGGACACCGTGGAGCTCAACGCCAGCTTCTACCGGCTGCCCCAGCCGGCCACCTTCGCCGGCTGGCGGCGGCGGACGCCGGCCGCCTTTCTGTGGGCGGTCAAGGCCAGCCGCTATCTCACCCATGTCCGGCGGCTGGCTGATCCGGCGGAGCCTTTGGCCCGGCTGTATCAGGCGGTGGATGAGCTGGGGGAGAAGCTGGGTCCCATCCTCTGCCAGTTGCCGCCCAGCCTCGTTTTCGCCGAGCAGCTGCTGGTCGATTTCTGCCAGGCCCTGGACGGCCGGCGGCGCCACGCCCTGGAGGTCCGCCACCCCAGCTGGCTGGGAGCCTTGGCCCGGAAGATCATGGCCGACCACAATCTGGCCCTGTGCATCGCCGACGCGGCTGGCCGCTACCCGTACCACGAGGAGCTGACCGCGGACTTTGTCTATCTGCGCCTGCACGGGGCCGAATCCCTTTACGGCTCCCTCTACCGCGAGGAGCAGCTGGCGGCCTGGGCCGGCAAGCTGGCCGCCTGGGGCCGGCCCGGCTATGTCTATTTCGACAACGACGCCCAGGGCCATGCCTTTGCCAACGCCCGCCGGCTGGCGGAGCTGGTGGCCGGCCCTCTCACTGACCCCGGAGGCTCTCCATGACCACCCGACAGCGCAGCGGCCTGGCTTTCCTGGCGATCCTGATCCCTGTTCTGGCTGCCGGCTGCGGCTCCGGCCCCCAGGAGGACGCCTGGCGCAAGGACCCTGATGCCAGCCTGTTCGCCAATCGCTGCTCCCACTGCCACAGCGCCAGCCGGCCCCTGGGCGAGCGCCGCTCCGCCGCGGCCTGGCAGGCCACTGTGCAGCGCATGCGGGGCAAGGATCCCAACTGGATCTCTGCCGAGGAGGCGAATCGGATCGCCGCCTTCCTGGCCCGCCACCGGGCCAGTGTCAACCCCCAGTGAAGGAGGACACCCCCCATGGGCGAAATCACCAGCGCAGGTCAGATCCTGAGCCTGTCCACCGGCTACTGGCAGGCCTCGACCCTCCACGCCGGCGTCCGGCTGGGGGTGTTCACCGTCCTCAACGAGGGTGGCCGGAGCGGGGAAGAGGTGGCGGCGGCCACCGGCGCCCATCCCCGGGCCACCACCGTGCTCCTCAATGCCCTGGCCGCCATGGGCCTGCTGCAGAAGACCGGCGATCGCTTCACCAACGGCCCGGCCGCGGCCCGTTTTCTGGTCGAGGGCACCCCTGGCTACATCGGCTACATCATCTTGCACCACCACCATCTGGTGGACGGCTGGGCCCAGCTCGACACCGCGGTGCGCACCGGCGAGGCGGTGGAGAAGCGGAGCTACGGCGAGGAGCGGGAGCGGGAGAGCTTCCAGCTGGGCATGTTCAACTTGGCCATGGCCATTGCCCCCCGGCTGGCCGCGGAGATCGACCTCGCCGGCCGGCGGCGGCTCCTGGATCTGGGAGGAGGGCCTGGCACCTACGCCATCCACTTCTGCCTGGCCAACCCGGGCCTGACCGCGGTCATCTTCGACCGGCCGACCACCGAGCCTTTTGCCCGGGCTACGGTGGAGCGCTTCGGGCTCGCTGGCCGTATCGACTTTGCCGCCGGCGATTTCAACCAGACGCCCCTGCCCGCCGGGTGTGACGTGGCCTGGCTGTCCCAGATCCTGCACAGCAACGGCCCCGAGGCCTGCCAGCGGCTGATCAGGAAGACCCGCGATGCCCTGGCCCCGGGCGGCCTGGTCATGGTGCACGAGTTCCTGCTGGACGACAGCCACGCCGCGCCGCTCTTCCCGGCCCTGTTCTCCCTCAACATGCTGGTCAACAACGGCAACGGCCGTTCCTACTCGGAGGGGGATCTCCGGGCCATGCTCCAGGAGGCTGGCCTGAAGGATATCCGCCGCCTGGCCTTTGTGGGCCCCAACGACTCAGGGATCGTGGCCGGCACGGTATAGCTACAGCGGCGGCAAGGTGATCTTCACCGACTCCTTGTCCTTGTCCTTCTTGATCTTCACCGCCACGTCCACCTGGCCGCTGCGCAGGCCCAGGACCAGGGGGGACGCACCGGAGTCTTCCAGGTGCAGGATGGACCGGAGGGTGGCGACCAGCTCGGCAAAGAGGGCAGGGGAGGGGGCCGGCAGGGTGGATTTACCGTCCTCGGTGACCAGCTTGGCCGTCACCGTGCCCTTCTTGCTTTTGAAGCTGAGCTTGACCGCTTTCTCGCTCAGGGCGTGGAGCAGGGCCAGGGCCAGGTACTTGAGGCCGCCTTCGGTGAGGTCCGCGCCGGGCTCGGCGGCGGCACGGGCCATCTCGGCCGCGAAATCGGTGTCGGTGTAGCAGTCACACATCTCCTGCAGGCGGGCATGCGCGTTGTGGGTCAGCTTGTCCATGACGGTCTCCTGTGGCATGGGTGAGGGATGCGGCTGCCGGCGACGCCCGCCGGCAGGGTGATTCCTTGTAGCACGGAACAAAGAAGTCTGTCATCCCGGAGGGCGTCCGGTCCGCCCTCCTTTCCGTCTTGTACCAGGAGGACGACATGCCACGCACCGCAACCGCCCGGCCGCGGCCGGTCCGCCTTCGGGACTACCGCCCGCCGGCGTTTGCCATCGACACCACGGACCTTCTGGTGGAGCTGGATCCGGACGCGACCCGCATCAGGGCGCGGCTTCAGTTCCGCAGGCTGACCGCGGGCCCCACGCCCCTGGTCCTGGCGGGGCGGGACCTCGTGCTCACCGGGCTGTCCCTGGACGGCGAGCCCCTGGCAGCGGACCGTTTTCAGGTCCGCCCCGGACAGCTCACGGTGCAGGAGCCGCCGGAGCGGTTCCTGCTCGAGGTCAGCACCCGGGTCAACCCTGCGGCCAATACCGCCCTGGAAGGGCTCTACACCTCAGGGGGCCTGTTCTGCACCCAGTGCGAGCCGGAGGGCTTCCGCCGCCTGACCTACTTTCTGGACCGCCCGGATGTGCTGTCGGTCTTCACCACCACCATCGTCGCCGACCCCGAGCGCTGGCCGGTGCTGCTGGCCAACGGCAACCTGGCGGCAGCCGGCTCCTGGCCGGATGGCCGCAGCTATGCCCGCTGGCACGATCCCTTCCCCAAGCCCTGCTACCTGTTCGCCCTGGTGGCCGGCCCCCTGGTCGCGGCAGAGGACGCCTTCGTCACCGCCTCCGGCCGGCGGGTGGAGCTGAAGCTGTATGTGCGGCCCGAGCACCTGGACCGCACCGACCACGCCCTGGCCAGCCTGAAGAAGGCCATGGCCTGGGACGAGCGGGTCTTTGGCCGCGAATACGATCTCGACCTCTACATGATTGTGGCCATCGATGACTTCAACATGGGCGCCATGGAGAACAAGGGCCTCAACCTGTTCAACGCCCAGTATGTGCTGGCCAAGCCCGAGACCGCCACCGACGCCGATTTCCAGAGCATCACCGCCGTCATCGCCCACGAGTACTTCCACAACTGGACCGGCAA encodes:
- a CDS encoding cytochrome c, which produces MTTRQRSGLAFLAILIPVLAAGCGSGPQEDAWRKDPDASLFANRCSHCHSASRPLGERRSAAAWQATVQRMRGKDPNWISAEEANRIAAFLARHRASVNPQ
- a CDS encoding DUF72 domain-containing protein, producing the protein MTALIRVGTSGWSYPHWRETVYPADCPPARWLEWYAGQLDTVELNASFYRLPQPATFAGWRRRTPAAFLWAVKASRYLTHVRRLADPAEPLARLYQAVDELGEKLGPILCQLPPSLVFAEQLLVDFCQALDGRRRHALEVRHPSWLGALARKIMADHNLALCIADAAGRYPYHEELTADFVYLRLHGAESLYGSLYREEQLAAWAGKLAAWGRPGYVYFDNDAQGHAFANARRLAELVAGPLTDPGGSP
- a CDS encoding methyltransferase, which translates into the protein MGEITSAGQILSLSTGYWQASTLHAGVRLGVFTVLNEGGRSGEEVAAATGAHPRATTVLLNALAAMGLLQKTGDRFTNGPAAARFLVEGTPGYIGYIILHHHHLVDGWAQLDTAVRTGEAVEKRSYGEERERESFQLGMFNLAMAIAPRLAAEIDLAGRRRLLDLGGGPGTYAIHFCLANPGLTAVIFDRPTTEPFARATVERFGLAGRIDFAAGDFNQTPLPAGCDVAWLSQILHSNGPEACQRLIRKTRDALAPGGLVMVHEFLLDDSHAAPLFPALFSLNMLVNNGNGRSYSEGDLRAMLQEAGLKDIRRLAFVGPNDSGIVAGTV
- the pepN gene encoding aminopeptidase N, which translates into the protein MPRTATARPRPVRLRDYRPPAFAIDTTDLLVELDPDATRIRARLQFRRLTAGPTPLVLAGRDLVLTGLSLDGEPLAADRFQVRPGQLTVQEPPERFLLEVSTRVNPAANTALEGLYTSGGLFCTQCEPEGFRRLTYFLDRPDVLSVFTTTIVADPERWPVLLANGNLAAAGSWPDGRSYARWHDPFPKPCYLFALVAGPLVAAEDAFVTASGRRVELKLYVRPEHLDRTDHALASLKKAMAWDERVFGREYDLDLYMIVAIDDFNMGAMENKGLNLFNAQYVLAKPETATDADFQSITAVIAHEYFHNWTGNRITCRDWFQLSLKEGLTIFRDQEFTADTVCRPVKRINDVRHLRTSQFPEDAGPLAHPVQPQSYIEINNFYTSTVYQKGAEVARMLRLVVGEAAFMAGMDLFFRRHDGQAVTIDDFLAAMAETSGQDLGQFRRWYTQAGTPEVRVEHTYDPRRRRLRLVLEQDCPPSPGQRRKAPFLIPVAVGLVGSQGQ
- a CDS encoding PTS sugar transporter subunit IIA, whose translation is MNLSVKDAANLLAVSEKTIYRWIKRGVLAAYRVHEQYRFNRAELLEWATSQRINVAPEMLDEPEEPPPLMPSLAEALEAGGIHYRVEGDSRDAVLAQVVRHLALPETVDREYLTRLLIARERLASTGVGNGVAVPHVRNPSVLHVTQPLVALSFLEHPVDFHAIDGVPVHTLFCTISPTLRSHLTLLSHLGFALRHPQVKAVLAQQPSRTEILAAIRQLPWS